From the Nodularia sp. NIES-3585 genome, one window contains:
- a CDS encoding tRNA-dihydrouridine synthase family protein, whose product MPQVSLPQSLQKHLPLTALAPMQDVTNLWFMKVIAHYGSPDYFFTEYFRVNDTSRLNRSILAAITENDTGRPVFAQMIGESIPDLVRTAQELCGYNIAGVDLNMGCPAPRIYRKNVGGGLLLSPEKVDRILAELRQAVNDRPLTVKMRLGFENTDTFYEILDIINRHSIDLLSVHGRTVKDMYHGLVKYDLIAEAVKRVDCPVLANGNIHSATTALEVLSQTGAAGVMVGRWAIGNPWLFHQIRQALRFEPITPVPLVEVRNYIDRLWQTPAAATMPVRARVGYLKRFLNYIALNVDAEGDFLRLMRQTQTELELLNLCDRVFLGEGTKTLALTPYLGV is encoded by the coding sequence ATGCCCCAGGTATCACTCCCCCAATCCCTTCAGAAACACCTACCCCTCACCGCTCTTGCGCCCATGCAGGATGTGACAAACCTCTGGTTTATGAAGGTCATTGCCCACTACGGCAGTCCTGACTACTTCTTCACCGAGTATTTCCGCGTCAATGATACCTCACGGCTCAACCGGAGCATTCTGGCAGCAATCACCGAAAACGACACCGGTCGCCCCGTTTTTGCTCAAATGATTGGCGAAAGCATTCCAGACTTAGTAAGAACAGCACAAGAACTCTGCGGCTATAATATCGCTGGAGTTGACTTGAACATGGGCTGTCCCGCACCGAGAATATATCGCAAAAATGTTGGCGGTGGATTGCTGCTTTCACCAGAAAAAGTGGATCGGATTTTGGCAGAACTGCGGCAAGCAGTAAATGATCGACCTTTGACTGTCAAGATGCGCTTAGGCTTTGAAAATACAGATACCTTTTACGAAATTCTAGACATAATCAATCGCCACAGCATTGATTTGCTCAGTGTGCATGGTCGCACAGTCAAAGATATGTACCATGGGCTAGTGAAATACGATTTGATTGCTGAAGCGGTCAAACGGGTCGATTGTCCAGTCCTTGCCAATGGCAATATCCACTCGGCGACAACTGCCCTCGAAGTGCTTTCTCAGACGGGCGCGGCGGGTGTCATGGTGGGACGCTGGGCAATCGGTAATCCTTGGCTTTTTCATCAAATTCGGCAGGCTTTGCGCTTCGAGCCAATTACGCCCGTTCCTTTAGTCGAGGTACGCAACTATATTGATCGTTTATGGCAAACCCCAGCCGCCGCAACTATGCCAGTGCGAGCGCGGGTCGGCTACCTTAAAAGGTTCCTCAACTACATTGCCCTGAATGTGGACGCTGAAGGTGATTTCCTGCGGCTGATGCGACAGACGCAGACGGAGTTAGAACTGCTTAACCTCTGCGATCGCGTTTTTCTTGGTGAAGGAACGAAAACTTTAGCCCTAACACCCTACTTAGGAGTGTAA
- a CDS encoding NAD(P)/FAD-dependent oxidoreductase has protein sequence MVVSLENNAPHRVVIVGGGFGGLYTAKTLAKANVNITLIDKRNFHLFQPLLYQVATGTLSPADISSPLRSVLRKSKNTQVLLGEVQNIDPKAQQVILDDKVVPYDTLIVATGANHSYFGKDEWKDFAPGLKTVEDAIEIRRRIFSAFEAAEKENDPEKRQALLTFVIVGAGPTGVELAGAIAELAYKTLHEDFRNISTSETKILILQGRDRILPYISPDLSQAAAEALESLGVEVHTKARVTNIENNIVTFKEGGEVKEIASKTILWAAGVKASTMGKVLEHTTDVECDHAGRVMVEPDLTIKGYKNIFVVGDLANFSHQNGQPLPGVAPVAKQQGEYVAKLIQKRVKGQTLPQFHYNDVGSLAMIGQNLAVVDLGLIKLKGFIAWVFWLVIHIYFLIEFDTKVVVVIQWAWNYITRNRRSRLITGREAFVEAQSVENSSAYQTPEKKQPVQL, from the coding sequence ATGGTAGTTTCACTTGAGAATAATGCACCACATAGGGTTGTAATCGTTGGTGGTGGCTTTGGTGGACTGTATACAGCAAAGACTCTTGCGAAAGCGAATGTAAATATTACTCTGATCGATAAACGTAACTTTCACCTATTTCAGCCGCTTTTATATCAAGTTGCCACAGGTACACTATCACCTGCTGATATTTCCTCACCATTACGATCTGTACTCAGAAAAAGCAAGAACACACAAGTGTTATTGGGAGAAGTACAAAATATTGATCCCAAAGCGCAACAAGTTATTTTGGATGATAAAGTAGTACCTTACGATACATTAATTGTTGCCACAGGTGCTAACCATTCCTATTTCGGTAAAGATGAGTGGAAAGATTTTGCTCCTGGCTTGAAAACAGTTGAAGATGCCATAGAAATACGTCGCCGCATATTTTCCGCCTTTGAAGCCGCAGAAAAAGAAAATGACCCCGAAAAACGCCAAGCTTTGTTGACTTTTGTGATTGTGGGGGCAGGTCCCACCGGTGTAGAATTAGCAGGTGCGATCGCCGAGTTAGCATACAAAACTCTCCACGAAGATTTCCGCAATATCAGCACCTCAGAAACGAAAATTTTAATATTGCAAGGGCGCGATCGCATCCTCCCATACATTTCGCCAGACTTATCGCAAGCAGCAGCAGAAGCTTTAGAATCCTTGGGTGTGGAAGTCCACACTAAAGCCAGAGTCACAAATATTGAAAATAACATCGTTACTTTCAAGGAAGGTGGTGAAGTCAAAGAAATTGCCTCAAAAACTATATTGTGGGCAGCAGGTGTAAAAGCTTCAACAATGGGGAAAGTCCTAGAACACACGACAGATGTAGAATGCGATCACGCTGGACGTGTGATGGTAGAACCGGACTTGACTATCAAGGGTTATAAAAACATTTTCGTAGTGGGAGATTTAGCCAACTTCTCCCATCAAAATGGTCAACCCTTACCTGGTGTTGCACCTGTAGCCAAACAACAAGGAGAGTATGTAGCTAAACTCATTCAAAAACGGGTTAAAGGTCAGACTTTGCCACAATTTCATTACAATGACGTGGGTAGTTTGGCGATGATTGGGCAAAATTTAGCTGTTGTAGATTTAGGCTTAATCAAACTCAAAGGGTTCATTGCTTGGGTATTTTGGCTAGTAATTCACATCTACTTCTTAATCGAGTTTGACACTAAAGTAGTAGTAGTAATTCAGTGGGCGTGGAATTATATCACTCGTAATCGTCGTTCTAGATTGATTACAGGTCGAGAAGCATTTGTAGAAGCACAAAGTGTTGAGAATAGCAGTGCTTACCAGACTCCAGAAAAGAAACAGCCAGTCCAGCTCTAA
- the argS gene encoding arginine--tRNA ligase has protein sequence MNATQEQLKLKLEQALVAAFGDDYAGVDPILVTASNPKFGDYQANVALSLSKRLGQQPRAIASAIVEKLDISDFCEIPEIAGPGFINLKLKIAYLEAQVNAIQVDSRLGVPKAETPKREIVDFSSPNIAKEMHVGHLRSTIIGDSIARILEFQGHDVLRLNHVGDWGTQFGMLITYLREVYPEALTTANALDIGDLVSFYRKAKQRCDEDETFREKARQEVVRLQSGAEDTLHAWKLLCEQSRQEFNKIYNLLNVQVIERGESFYNPQLPSVVEDLAKSGLLVENQGAQVVFLEGFTNREGEPMPLIVQKSDGGYNYATTDLAALRYRIQEDEAKRIIYVTDSGQSNHFAQFFQVARKAGWVPDDVELVHVPFGLVLGEDGKKFKTRSGDTVRLRDLLDEAVIRARADLEARLKEEEREETEEFISEVAEIVGISAVKYADLSQNRTSDYIFSYDKMLDLKGNTAPYMLYAYARIQGISRKGGINFAELGDNVKVLLQHETELALAKYLLQLDGVISSVEQELLPNRLCEYLYELSKKFNQFYDRNQGVRVLEAEEPLRTSRLVLCDLTARTLRLGLNLLGIRVLERM, from the coding sequence ATGAACGCTACACAAGAACAACTAAAACTTAAACTTGAACAGGCTTTGGTGGCTGCTTTTGGTGATGACTACGCCGGAGTAGATCCGATTTTGGTGACGGCTAGTAATCCTAAATTTGGTGATTATCAGGCGAATGTGGCTTTATCGTTGAGTAAAAGGTTGGGACAGCAACCAAGAGCGATCGCTTCTGCTATTGTTGAGAAACTAGATATATCTGATTTTTGCGAAATACCAGAAATAGCTGGGCCTGGTTTTATCAATCTTAAGCTCAAAATTGCATACTTAGAAGCACAAGTCAATGCTATTCAGGTAGATTCTAGGCTAGGAGTTCCCAAGGCGGAAACGCCAAAACGAGAAATTGTGGATTTCTCTAGTCCGAATATTGCTAAGGAAATGCACGTGGGACATTTGCGTTCTACAATCATCGGTGATTCCATTGCGCGGATTTTGGAATTTCAGGGACATGATGTTTTACGGTTAAATCATGTGGGTGATTGGGGTACGCAGTTTGGGATGTTAATTACCTACTTGCGAGAAGTTTACCCAGAAGCCTTAACTACTGCTAACGCTTTGGATATTGGAGATTTAGTTAGTTTTTATCGCAAAGCTAAACAGCGCTGTGATGAAGATGAGACTTTTCGAGAGAAAGCGCGACAGGAAGTCGTGAGATTACAAAGTGGTGCAGAAGATACGCTTCATGCTTGGAAACTGTTATGCGAACAGTCACGACAAGAATTTAACAAAATTTATAATTTGCTGAATGTACAAGTCATTGAACGGGGAGAATCGTTCTATAATCCCCAGCTTCCTTCAGTGGTGGAAGATTTGGCAAAATCTGGTTTACTGGTGGAGAATCAAGGCGCTCAGGTGGTTTTCCTGGAAGGTTTTACCAACCGGGAAGGCGAACCTATGCCTTTGATTGTGCAGAAATCGGATGGTGGTTATAACTACGCAACTACAGATTTAGCAGCTTTGCGTTACAGGATTCAGGAAGATGAAGCTAAACGGATAATTTATGTAACTGATTCTGGACAAAGTAATCATTTTGCTCAATTTTTCCAAGTCGCACGCAAGGCGGGATGGGTTCCTGATGATGTGGAACTTGTTCATGTTCCCTTTGGTTTGGTATTAGGGGAAGATGGGAAAAAATTTAAAACTCGTTCTGGTGATACTGTCAGGTTACGGGATTTATTAGACGAAGCTGTGATTCGCGCCCGTGCAGATTTAGAAGCTAGATTAAAGGAAGAAGAACGAGAAGAGACTGAAGAATTTATTAGTGAAGTTGCTGAAATAGTTGGTATCAGTGCGGTCAAATATGCTGATTTGAGTCAGAACCGTACCAGTGATTATATTTTCAGTTACGATAAGATGCTGGATCTCAAGGGTAATACTGCGCCCTATATGCTTTACGCTTATGCACGAATTCAGGGAATTAGCCGCAAGGGTGGAATTAATTTTGCTGAGTTGGGAGACAATGTTAAGGTGCTTTTGCAGCATGAGACGGAATTGGCTTTGGCTAAGTATTTACTGCAATTGGATGGGGTGATTAGTAGTGTTGAGCAGGAGTTGCTACCTAATCGTTTATGTGAATATTTGTATGAGTTGAGTAAGAAGTTTAATCAGTTTTATGATCGGAATCAGGGGGTACGGGTGCTGGAAGCGGAGGAACCTTTGCGGACTTCTCGTTTGGTTTTGTGTGATTTGACTGCTAGAACTTTGCGGTTGGGTTTGAATTTGCTGGGAATTCGGGTGTTGGAGAGGATGTAG
- a CDS encoding acetolactate synthase large subunit: MNTAELLVQCLENEGVQYVFGLPGEENLHVLEALKHSSIKFITTRHEQGAAFMADVYGRLTGKAGVCLSTLGPGATNLMTGVADANLDGAPLVAITGQVGTDRMHIESHQYLDLVAMFAPVTKWNKQIVRPSITPEVVRKAFKRSQTEKPGAVHIDLPENIAAMPVEGKPLRKDNIEKSYASFACIRAAAAAISQAVNPIILVGNGAIRAHASDAVTQFATQMNLPVVNTFMGKGVIPYTHPLALWSVGLQQRDFITCGFDHADLVIAIGYDLIEFSPKKWNPEGNIPIIHIAATSAEIDSSYIPNVEVIGDISDSLNEILKLADRQSKPNPYAISLRENIRADYEQYAHDDGFPIKPQKLIYDLRQVMGPDDIVISDVGAHKMWIARHYHSHSPNTCLISNGFAAMGIAIPGALAAKLVSPNRKVVAATGDGGFMMNCQELETALRVGTPFVTLIFNDGGYGLIEWKQENQFGKGNSSFVHFGNPDFVKLAESMGLKGYRVESATDLIPILKEALAQDVPAVIDCPVDYRENHRFSQKAGELNCEA, encoded by the coding sequence ATGAATACAGCTGAATTGTTGGTGCAGTGTCTGGAAAATGAAGGGGTGCAATATGTTTTTGGTCTTCCTGGCGAAGAAAACCTGCACGTATTAGAAGCGCTGAAACATTCTTCTATTAAATTTATTACCACGCGTCATGAACAAGGAGCAGCATTCATGGCGGATGTTTACGGACGCTTAACTGGAAAAGCCGGAGTCTGCCTTTCTACTCTTGGCCCTGGGGCGACAAACTTAATGACTGGAGTCGCAGATGCTAACCTAGATGGTGCGCCCTTAGTAGCAATTACAGGGCAAGTGGGAACAGATAGAATGCACATCGAATCCCATCAATATTTAGATTTGGTGGCGATGTTTGCCCCAGTTACTAAGTGGAATAAACAGATTGTTAGACCCAGTATTACACCAGAAGTTGTCCGCAAAGCATTCAAGCGATCGCAAACCGAAAAACCCGGTGCAGTCCATATCGATTTACCAGAAAATATTGCTGCTATGCCTGTAGAAGGTAAGCCCTTGCGAAAGGATAATATTGAAAAAAGCTATGCTTCCTTTGCTTGTATTCGCGCAGCCGCGGCGGCAATTTCTCAAGCAGTTAACCCAATTATTTTAGTAGGTAATGGAGCAATTCGCGCTCATGCTAGTGATGCAGTTACGCAATTTGCCACCCAAATGAATCTGCCTGTGGTGAATACATTCATGGGGAAAGGCGTAATTCCTTATACTCATCCCTTGGCTTTATGGTCAGTGGGATTACAGCAAAGAGATTTTATTACCTGTGGCTTTGATCATGCAGATTTGGTAATTGCTATTGGCTATGATTTAATCGAATTTTCCCCGAAAAAATGGAATCCTGAAGGCAATATTCCCATTATTCATATTGCAGCAACTTCGGCGGAAATTGACAGCAGCTATATTCCTAATGTCGAAGTCATAGGGGATATTTCTGATTCCCTGAATGAAATTTTAAAACTAGCAGATAGACAGAGTAAACCCAATCCCTATGCTATCAGCTTGCGGGAAAATATTCGTGCTGATTACGAACAGTACGCTCATGATGATGGTTTTCCCATTAAACCGCAAAAATTAATTTATGACTTACGGCAGGTAATGGGGCCAGACGATATTGTAATTTCTGATGTTGGCGCACATAAAATGTGGATTGCCAGACATTATCACAGCCATAGCCCTAATACGTGCTTAATTTCTAATGGTTTTGCCGCCATGGGTATTGCTATTCCTGGTGCTTTAGCAGCAAAACTGGTTTCTCCTAACCGCAAAGTTGTAGCAGCTACAGGCGACGGTGGCTTTATGATGAATTGCCAGGAATTAGAAACAGCCTTGCGTGTTGGTACTCCTTTTGTCACCTTAATATTTAATGATGGTGGCTATGGATTAATTGAGTGGAAACAAGAAAATCAATTTGGTAAAGGTAATTCATCCTTTGTGCATTTTGGTAATCCTGATTTTGTCAAATTAGCCGAAAGTATGGGTTTAAAAGGTTACAGAGTTGAATCCGCTACTGACTTAATCCCCATACTTAAAGAAGCCCTTGCCCAAGATGTACCTGCTGTCATAGATTGTCCTGTAGACTACCGCGAAAACCACCGCTTTAGCCAAAAAGCTGGCGAGTTAAATTGCGAAGCCTAA
- a CDS encoding Lin0512 family protein, translating into MVRKRLIIEMGMGIDQHGQEPTVAAARAVRNAIAHNALPGVWEVAGLSDPNEMIVEVQVAVPYPEQVREEEVLAVLPFGRKTLTVESGGMVVQGKAIASLNDKNDEMLIAVASVTVLIET; encoded by the coding sequence ATGGTGCGTAAACGCTTAATTATTGAGATGGGTATGGGAATAGATCAACATGGACAAGAACCCACCGTAGCAGCAGCAAGAGCAGTGCGTAATGCGATCGCACACAACGCCTTACCTGGTGTTTGGGAAGTCGCTGGTTTGAGCGATCCCAACGAAATGATTGTAGAAGTACAGGTAGCCGTTCCCTATCCCGAACAAGTCAGAGAAGAAGAAGTCCTAGCCGTACTACCCTTTGGTCGGAAAACCTTAACCGTAGAATCTGGGGGAATGGTAGTACAAGGAAAAGCGATCGCCTCACTCAACGACAAAAATGATGAAATGTTAATAGCCGTCGCATCTGTCACAGTTTTGATTGAAACTTAA